In Cicer arietinum cultivar CDC Frontier isolate Library 1 chromosome 7, Cicar.CDCFrontier_v2.0, whole genome shotgun sequence, a single window of DNA contains:
- the LOC101510232 gene encoding expansin-A23-like, protein MSMLPLAFFTMFFVQPLAAFDSNWYDASATFYGDMNGGDTMQGACGYGDLFQQGYGLETTALSTALFNNGLSCGACFEIRCVNDPQWCIKEVNSITVTATNLCPPNYIDGSWCNPPHQHFDLSMKMFTTIAIYQAGIIPVQYRRVPCNKIGGVRFELRGNPYFLMVLVYNVGNAGDVYRLDVKGSNTGWIEMTHNWGQFWHTGVNLVGQELSFWINTSDGKALMFISVAPSNWQFGQTYQSSLNF, encoded by the exons ATGTCTATGCTTCCTTTAGCCTTTTTCACAATGTTCTTCGTGCAGCCTTTGGCAGCCTTTGACTCAAATTGGTATGATGCAAGTGCAACTTTCTACGGTGACATGAACGGTGGTGACACCATGC AGGGAGCATGTGGTTATGGAGATCTATTCCAGCAAGGATATGGGCTTGAAACAACAGCACTAAGCACAGCTCTATTCAATAATGGGTTATCATGTGGAGCATGTTTTGAGATAAGGTGTGTGAATGATCCTCAATGGTGTATAAAAGAAGTAAACTCAATCACAGTGACAGCAACAAATTTATGTCCTCCCAATTACATAGACGGAAGTTGGTGTAACCCTCCACATCAACACTTTGATTTGAGTATGAAAATGTTCACAACTATTGCAATTTACCAAGCTGGGATAATCCCAGTTCAATATCGACGTGTTCCATGTAACAAAATTGGGGGTGTTAGGTTTGAGCTAAGAGGTAACCCTTATTTTTTGATGGTTTTGGTGTACAATGTTGGTAACGCTGGTGATGTTTATCGTTTGGATGTTAAAGGATCTAACACTGGTTGGATTGAAATGACACATAATTGGGGACAATTTTGGCATACTGGTGTCAATTTGGTTGGTCAAGAATTGTCTTTTTGGATTAATACAAGTGATGGAAAAGCTTTGATGTTTATTTCTGTTGCTCCTTCTAATTGGCAATTTGGACAGACTTATCAGAGCTCCCTAAATTTTTAG